The window TGTTTAGATCCCTTATTAACTAAAGGCCTCTAGACTCACAGGTGGCCTGTACTGCCTCCAGAGACCATACTTTACATAGGTTTTTAAGTAAATCATAGTATAGGAGAGGGAGATAAACTAGAAGGCTGAGGTGTACAGTTTGAACACTCCATAGATTTTTTTCCAGCACTGATAGTCAAACACTAGATAATGAGGCCTATAATTACAGTACCAAATTACTCTCCCGCCACCACTGCCCTTTGTGACACACACAAAGATGTGTACCAATCTCCCCTGAAACTGGAAATGAATCCACACAAATGGCAGCTGTTACCTGTGTAGTCCCATTGTCAAATTACAGGAGGCAGCTAATGGGACTTAGAGAAAAGCACAGTCCAACATACAGTAATATGCACCTAATagttttccattcatctgtcaattaTTTTTCACAAGATTAGCATTAAAAAACACAACCAAATGCATATATGACCCTCTAACCCCACACAAAAATAATTGGTCTCTGTTCATGCTCAGATGACAGGATGTCCGAAGAATGATAAAAGGTAGGAACCAATCTCCCTGTAGCCTTTTCTTCAACCATCCCATCAACAGCTCTTCATTTCTTTAACTACCTTCCTTTTCCAACGAGGTAATGCCAAAATCAATCAGAAAGGCTTTCTGAGAAGACTGGCTTGGATTTCTGGGTCTGTTCCAGTCGATTCAAGATGAACTGGCTTGTATCAATGAAGTGCTCAACGCAGTTCACAAAACAGGCCTCAGCCCGACTGTCCAACTTTGGCCCAGGCTTGTCCATGCACTTCTCCCAACAAAGTTcagtcatctggtgcaccagctGCTGAAAGCGCTGCTTCTGTGTCTCCACCTCGATAAAATGCAACTGCGGATCCACGGAGCCCAGACCCGCCGCGGAGGAAGACGAGGAGGAATCCATCCAGGCGCGACCACGCGGGCCGAGACCGACCCGGCATCAACTCGCCCACCTTCGCGTGGCAAACAGGGTTTTAAAAGAAAGTTACCCATCCCCTTATCATTTACCACTGTCCTCATCCTCCTTCATTCCagattgttgtgtgtgtgtatggtcacactgatcatttttaaaatacagcttaTCTcgtcatttctttgttttttatttaacgtacttttaaaaaaaaataggcaatatATTAA of the Choloepus didactylus isolate mChoDid1 chromosome 9, mChoDid1.pri, whole genome shotgun sequence genome contains:
- the LOC119544837 gene encoding mitochondrial import inner membrane translocase subunit Tim8 A-like, whose amino-acid sequence is MDSSSSSSAAGLGSVDPQLHFIEVETQKQRFQQLVHQMTELCWEKCMDKPGPKLDSRAEACFVNCVEHFIDTSQFILNRLEQTQKSKPVFSESLSD